Genomic segment of Ignavibacteriales bacterium:
TTTGGAGAACAGCTCATGATAGATATTCCAATAATGATGAATAAAATATTTTTAAGTAGCTGCATAAGTTTCCTATCATTTATTTATAATTGTTCAAAAGAAAAATAAACTTTTTGAAGTCTCTAAACAATGAAGTATCAATGCATCTAAGGAATTATTATGAACATTCAAATAATAGGTGTAAAAAGCTGCAGCGATACCCGGAAAGCTGAACGGTATTTTAAGGAAAGAAGAATTCAGTTTCATTTCCGCGATCTGAATGAAAAAGGTCTGGCAAAAGGAGAACTTGAAAATATTGTGCGCGCTATTCCGTTAGAAGAATTGATTGACCGTGAAGGAAAGCAATTCAAAAAAAGAAATCTTCAATTCATGGTTTTTAATATAGAAGAGGAATTGTTAAACGATTCGCTTCTGTTAAGAACACCGATTGTTAGAAATGGAAAGGGAGTTACTATTGGATATCAACCATCTATTTGGGCTTCATGGCAATAAAATATTTTTTTCTTGAAGAATGGTTAAAAGCTGTTCATAATTCTTAAACTGAATTCCATCCCAACCGCACTTTTTAGCTCCATCAACATATTCTTGAATATCATCAATAAAAAAATGTTCGGATGATTTTTTTTGAGTATAAGATTCAACCGTGCGGTAAATTTTTTCTTCCGGTTTAACCGCGCCAATCTCGTGTGAAAGAAAGATTTGATCGAACCATTTTAGAAAATCAAGATGACCGTAGCCGTAACGCTTATGAATACTGTTAGTATTGGAAAGCAGAACTACTTTGTATTTTTCTTTTAGTAATGGTATTAACTCAACAACATTTTTGTCCACAGTAAAAATATCGGAGAATATTTTACAGAATTGTTCTTCGGTAACTGTGTGTTCAAGCCATGTTAACACTGTTTTTAAATATTGTTCCTTGCTTAATATGCCACCTTCAAATTCTCTATGAACGTGATAGTTCTCCCGATACAACTTTGCAAAATTATCTCCCAATCCTTTTTTAAGTCCGTTGAAATAACTTATCGGTTTCGAATAATCAAAGGGAAGCAGAACATTTCCAAGATCGAATACAATTACAGAATATCTTTTCATAAGTATTTTAGGTAATAAAAAAACCGCAACCGAATTGATTGCGGTTTATTTTTAATCATTTGTATTGTTATTTACTCAATCCCAAATCTTCCGCTACTGAATTTGGAACTACACTTTTTTTCTTTAGTCTTAAAATTTCACTAACCCGTTTGAATAAGACCGGAATTCTTAGGCGGTATTCTTCAACTTTAGTATAAACAAGCGGGACAATGATCAAGGTTAAGAGAAGCGAACTTATTAATCCTCCGATCAAAGCCCAAGCTAAACCGGATTTCCATTCCGCACCAGATGCTGTTGAAAATGCGACCGGAGTCATAGCAAAGATCATTGTTAATGTTGTCATAAAGATCGGTCTAATTCTCATTCTTACACCATCAATCAAAGCATCAAAAACACTTTCACCTTGAGAGCGCATAAAGTTTGTTCTATCTACCAATAGAATTGCATTCTTGGCTACAAGTCCCGTCAGCATTATGATTCCAAGTATTGTAAATATGTTTAACGCTTTTAATGTTAAACCAAGCGCCAATATAGCACCTATCATGGCAAGAGGAATCGAAAATAAAATTACAAGTGGATAAACAAACGAATCATACAGCGCGACCATAACCATGTAGGTGAACAAAATTGCGGCAAGCATTGCTAGACCTAAATCTCCAAACGAATCGCGTTGACTTTTAATATCACCCTGCCATGAATAAGTAACGCCCGGGGGAAATTTATAATTCTTAAATTGTTTTTCTATGTCTTGCGAAATAGCGCCTGTAGTTCTTCCGCCTTGAACCTGAGAATAAATTGTTACAGCAGCGCTTCTTGCCTCACGTGATAATTTTGTTGGGCCTGTTGCACGATAAACATTTGCAAATTGTTTTAAATAAATTTGCTGCCCTTTTCTATTAGTAAAACTGATGTTACCGAGGTTATCGGTTTTAGAACGATCAAATTGATCGAGAGCAATTCTAATATCGTATTCTGTTTCGCCATCGCGAAGCTTTGAATCATTATCGCCCGTAAGTGCAATTTGAAGAGCTTGTCCTACTTCAGCTACCGATAATCCGAAGCTTGTTAATTTTCTTCTGTCAATTTCAATTCTTGTTTCCGGATTACCATCCTGCGCTGAAAGGCGAACATCGGCAGTTCCGGGAATTACTTTTATAATATTTTGAATTTCATGAGCGGTTTTTAACACGCCCTCATAGTCCGGACCATTAATTATTAAC
This window contains:
- a CDS encoding arsenate reductase family protein; this translates as MNIQIIGVKSCSDTRKAERYFKERRIQFHFRDLNEKGLAKGELENIVRAIPLEELIDREGKQFKKRNLQFMVFNIEEELLNDSLLLRTPIVRNGKGVTIGYQPSIWASWQ
- a CDS encoding HAD family phosphatase, with protein sequence MKRYSVIVFDLGNVLLPFDYSKPISYFNGLKKGLGDNFAKLYRENYHVHREFEGGILSKEQYLKTVLTWLEHTVTEEQFCKIFSDIFTVDKNVVELIPLLKEKYKVVLLSNTNSIHKRYGYGHLDFLKWFDQIFLSHEIGAVKPEEKIYRTVESYTQKKSSEHFFIDDIQEYVDGAKKCGWDGIQFKNYEQLLTILQEKNILLP